From the Leptospira sp. WS60.C2 genome, one window contains:
- a CDS encoding sulfatase-like hydrolase/transferase translates to MGPNQAPLFPIRLFKISLYYSVFFYLFFLLFNTSFTIMGVDVGDFLKQYLGAFFGVYVTTTIKVFAVSLFLHTCLFSLLYLLFRFWEKEKTSWLLLVGMVFGIECFALFQSMILFPQIYGEFFFFRYPSFAPFLYFLTDHISPIVPSFVLASVVLVFFGTLIRQVYRHKTKESFFAIVHVLLLGLFHMHGLYWLGLVYFGILLWQGNRYQNVHIRTYGLVIILLLVFYLFPNLWSGISSFRFSKEEGKPPIFILSADSLRYDKIGKQIDGISITPNIDLFKADAFQFHDHHTTIPRTFPSWTDTLTGKYAMEHKIRDMFPSPEEKKRIGSASFPTIQQILKKIGYDHFAIGSFAADIFPRANFGFDEVYAPNFNARIMTVQRTAETQILLLPFLVDSWFSGGMYLKEMDGLSTWGNGDRLLKRFRTLVKERKGSPYTITYFSSVIHFPYTPAYPHYKRYTNPNYYGKYKYLKFVDPTDSSLPNEKEISQIRGLFDSAVYAFDEEFGELVSSLKEQGIYDDAIIILTADHGEALYEDIHGQGHGEHLRGESVTHVPFMIKFPKSSKLPVTNEIQKDFFGITTSVDLVPTLMDYFEIPLKSEYPGKSLLTVLGEKDWKENRFVYAETGIWFSDVGDHFFQKQRIPYPNILSLHQVVPEEDYQIMITDPIYRETIAFSKHRSIQNSNYKLIYIPTREGVKFELYDRIKDPLNQINLYPNHPMASKMKEVLYQTVLTWETASLAGEYLIPSSLSDINENL, encoded by the coding sequence ATGGGTCCGAACCAAGCCCCTCTTTTCCCTATCCGACTTTTTAAAATTTCCCTCTATTATTCAGTTTTTTTTTATCTATTTTTCTTACTCTTTAATACAAGTTTCACCATCATGGGAGTCGATGTTGGTGACTTCCTAAAACAATACTTAGGCGCATTTTTTGGCGTGTATGTAACGACAACCATTAAGGTTTTTGCGGTTTCTCTTTTTCTTCATACTTGTTTGTTTTCGTTGTTGTATCTTCTCTTCCGATTTTGGGAGAAAGAAAAAACCAGCTGGCTTTTGTTAGTGGGTATGGTTTTTGGAATTGAATGTTTTGCACTGTTTCAATCCATGATTTTATTTCCACAAATCTACGGAGAATTCTTTTTCTTTCGTTATCCTAGCTTTGCTCCCTTTCTCTATTTTTTAACAGACCATATTTCGCCTATCGTCCCTTCTTTTGTTTTGGCCTCCGTAGTCTTGGTTTTTTTCGGAACACTCATCCGCCAAGTGTATCGGCATAAGACCAAGGAAAGTTTTTTTGCGATCGTTCACGTTCTGCTTTTAGGTCTTTTTCATATGCACGGATTGTACTGGTTGGGACTTGTTTATTTTGGAATTCTTCTCTGGCAGGGGAATCGATACCAAAATGTTCATATTAGAACATATGGTTTGGTTATTATATTGTTACTAGTATTCTATCTATTTCCAAATCTCTGGTCTGGAATTTCTTCGTTTCGTTTTTCAAAAGAGGAAGGAAAACCACCCATCTTTATTTTATCTGCAGATTCCCTTCGGTATGATAAAATTGGAAAACAAATTGATGGTATCTCTATTACACCAAACATTGATTTGTTTAAAGCGGATGCGTTTCAGTTTCATGACCACCACACAACCATTCCGCGCACATTCCCAAGTTGGACTGACACCCTCACTGGTAAATATGCAATGGAGCATAAGATACGGGATATGTTTCCCTCTCCGGAAGAAAAAAAAAGGATTGGTTCAGCATCATTTCCGACAATCCAACAAATTTTAAAAAAGATTGGTTATGATCATTTTGCCATTGGTAGTTTTGCTGCTGATATCTTTCCTCGAGCCAATTTTGGTTTTGATGAGGTGTATGCACCGAACTTCAATGCTCGGATTATGACAGTCCAACGAACCGCAGAAACACAGATTTTACTTTTGCCATTCCTTGTGGATTCTTGGTTTTCAGGTGGGATGTATCTGAAAGAAATGGATGGACTGTCCACTTGGGGAAATGGGGATCGTTTGTTAAAACGATTTCGAACACTTGTGAAAGAACGAAAAGGTTCACCATATACCATCACCTATTTTTCCAGTGTGATTCACTTCCCTTACACTCCTGCTTATCCGCATTACAAACGATATACGAATCCAAACTATTATGGAAAATATAAATACTTAAAGTTTGTGGATCCAACGGATTCTTCCCTTCCCAACGAAAAGGAAATTTCTCAAATCAGAGGTCTTTTTGATAGCGCCGTGTATGCCTTTGATGAGGAGTTTGGAGAATTGGTTTCTTCTTTAAAAGAACAGGGGATTTACGATGACGCTATCATCATCCTAACAGCCGACCATGGGGAAGCCTTGTATGAAGACATCCATGGCCAAGGTCATGGAGAACATTTACGAGGCGAATCGGTCACACATGTTCCCTTTATGATCAAGTTTCCAAAATCATCGAAGTTGCCAGTTACAAACGAGATACAAAAAGATTTTTTTGGGATCACAACCAGTGTAGACCTTGTTCCTACTTTGATGGACTATTTCGAAATCCCCTTGAAGTCCGAATATCCAGGCAAATCCTTACTCACTGTTTTGGGGGAAAAGGATTGGAAAGAGAATCGGTTTGTGTATGCAGAAACTGGGATTTGGTTTTCGGATGTAGGGGATCATTTTTTTCAAAAACAAAGAATTCCTTATCCCAATATCTTGTCTCTCCACCAGGTGGTTCCGGAAGAAGACTACCAAATCATGATCACAGATCCTATTTATAGGGAAACCATTGCCTTTTCCAAACATCGTAGCATTCAAAATTCTAATTATAAACTGATCTATATTCCTACCAGGGAAGGTGTGAAATTTGAATTGTATGATCGAATCAAAGATCCACTGAATCAAATTAATTTGTATCCGAACCATCCCATGGCTTCCAAAATGAAAGAAGTTTTGTACCAAACAGTGCTTACGTGGGAAACTGCCTCACTTGCTGGTGAGTATTTAATACCGAGTTCTTTATCTGACATCAATGAAAACTTATAA
- a CDS encoding alpha-2-macroglobulin — protein MFSRFRLLLVLLFSLILVQSDFSQSAPPSIEFFTPTGFVKAPKQITARFTKPMVAIGDVRPETEIFQVNCPFPGTSRFIDSTTWVYEFEKELPGGVVCRFVLKEGIKSFSGEKIQGEKTFAFHTGGPSVKYSQPYNGSSISEDQVFLLHLDGKPDLSSFQKFAYFRSEDLGNRIPVVLVTGSERKTFLQSLGKKDKEETVVLKAKQTFLPDRQIQLVLGKGIKSIWGGEIPEDEVMSFSVRPVFSARFSCERTTADANCIPILPISISFNSPVSQTLLEKIKLVGKDGKEYPKQKESNKGTEFSDWVSFPGPFPENSEFEIRIPDIIDDANRSLANVSAFPLKFKTDEFPPLAKFGAKFGILESKANPALPITLRNLEASLPIKSTSLGMGGKSQKTMDIVEIQKWFQTLSKVERNQSVFQTPASNAKITSFQLPKPNGKKPMEVVGIPLDSPGFYVVEITSEVLAKHLFAEGEGKKMYVSSAALVTNLSPHFKWGKDTSLVWVTSLNTGLPEPGVQIKILDCQGNVRGAGITGKDGTMLFGNLNFSEVPYCGYHELGSGLTVFAQKNDDISFTSSTWEKGIESWRYQLPQASTGYANYLESIVLDRTLFKKGETVHLKHVRRSFGNKGLQPADPKEYPSSVVIKHEGSGESFTTPLVWSFPGHAESEFKIPKNAKHGVYVVTYPYNNEDESYGRIVTQFRVEEFRLPVLKGSIQLSGENQTLISPKEANVLFGLEFLSGGGASLTPVKIRSQVIPGYYSPKEEYSMFSFSPDTIKEGKWKVSGYEEEEVEETKPKIVSTNAKTDEKGFLKHTFSDLKSIPGYGNFQVEMEYADPTGEIHTISRSFPVSQAEYHLGILPDGWYFTEDKVKLQLLVLDAKDKPVASQKIKVNAYKKEFYSNRKRLVGGFYAYEHYEEVNRLGEFCEGKTDAKGILFCEAKAPGTGDIIFVAETKDKNGNPTNSAYNVWVTAKEDVWFDVSDHNRMDILPEKRSVEVGDTLKVQVRSPFREGTALVSLEREGVIDYFVTTVSGKDPFISIPIKKEYAPNVYISVFLIRGRVEDPKPTGLVDLAKPSYRLGLSMVKVGYKPYSLSVSVSPSKKQYQVRETAEVELEIKTADGKIPTESTEVVLAVVDEALLELSPNPTWNLLDAMMGTRPHQVVTSTAQSQIIGKRHFGLKAKPEGGGGGKQSTRSLFETLLYWKGKAIVGKDGKFKFSFPLNDSLTTFRIVAIATSGAKEFGTGMAKIQTSQKIQTFSGIPPVVRMGDQLLHEVNLRNASETKEQLRVRLSVVDIKNGVEIKSDLETKSAMLNPGETKLITWDILVPSDTNKRKFFLEVSSPNGTVMDSLTVEQSVIPAFSERVYQAGLFLYEAPFKENVQTPPGSLPNTGKMVWKASPTILSSLGGIQKYFQTYPYTCMEQRVSKAIGLRSDGLWNDVLLDLNSHLDYDGLVKYFARMEHGSELLTAYVLTSAKLSGKTIPEESLSRMLAGLQGFLEGRVYGERYRFGADLMIRKIIVLEALTRYQTFDWEQVRPIFDGMEFLPTASLIDLSDIYNRVNGADPKIKNRLYSVLRSKLNLQGTELIIADSGFTNPWWILGSRDYTMSKFLLWAITEPSYKKDLPRIIKAFVKMQKQGKYDSTLGNAYSVLVFDRVSKLLEGEKVSGGKVKIQTEKETLTLEPNGKQTVTQALSMAPETVTLNYEGKGKPWVEWSVQSVLPLKAPIASGYRLKRTLEPVQVTKSGVFSKGDIVKVRLEIEADSDKTWVVVEDPLPPGSLPLGRGFGRESQIETDSGSTSYYLSFEEKTLSLYRGYFEYLPKGKHVIEHSYRLNHVGNFVLPSTRVEAMYSPETHAEWPNEIVRISENRD, from the coding sequence CGTATAACGGAAGTTCCATTTCAGAAGACCAAGTTTTTTTATTACACTTAGATGGAAAACCTGATCTCTCTAGTTTTCAAAAATTTGCGTATTTTCGATCGGAAGATTTAGGAAATCGAATTCCTGTTGTCCTTGTCACAGGATCCGAAAGGAAAACATTTCTACAATCCCTTGGAAAAAAAGATAAAGAAGAAACTGTTGTTTTAAAAGCCAAACAAACGTTTTTGCCAGACAGACAAATCCAATTGGTTCTAGGAAAAGGAATCAAATCGATTTGGGGAGGAGAGATTCCAGAAGATGAAGTGATGTCTTTTTCCGTGAGACCCGTGTTTTCAGCTAGGTTTAGTTGTGAACGAACGACTGCAGATGCTAATTGTATTCCTATTCTTCCCATAAGTATCAGTTTTAATTCACCCGTATCTCAAACACTTCTCGAAAAAATCAAATTGGTTGGCAAGGATGGAAAGGAATATCCAAAACAAAAAGAATCAAACAAAGGAACTGAATTTTCGGATTGGGTGAGTTTTCCTGGTCCTTTCCCTGAAAACTCTGAATTTGAAATTAGAATTCCTGACATCATAGATGATGCAAACAGAAGTTTGGCGAATGTTTCAGCCTTCCCATTAAAATTCAAAACTGATGAATTTCCTCCACTTGCAAAATTCGGTGCCAAGTTTGGAATTTTAGAATCAAAAGCAAATCCAGCACTACCGATCACCTTACGAAACTTAGAAGCAAGCCTTCCGATTAAATCTACTTCTCTCGGTATGGGTGGAAAAAGCCAAAAAACCATGGACATCGTGGAAATTCAAAAATGGTTTCAAACCCTTTCCAAAGTAGAGCGAAATCAATCGGTATTTCAAACACCAGCTTCCAATGCAAAAATCACATCGTTTCAACTCCCTAAACCAAATGGGAAAAAACCAATGGAAGTGGTGGGAATTCCTTTGGATTCGCCAGGTTTTTATGTGGTTGAAATCACAAGTGAGGTTCTCGCCAAACATCTCTTCGCCGAAGGGGAAGGGAAAAAAATGTATGTTTCTAGCGCGGCACTTGTTACCAATTTGTCCCCACATTTCAAATGGGGAAAAGATACAAGTCTCGTTTGGGTGACAAGCCTAAACACGGGTCTACCTGAACCAGGTGTACAAATTAAAATTTTAGACTGCCAGGGAAATGTACGGGGGGCAGGCATCACAGGAAAAGATGGCACTATGTTATTTGGAAATCTGAATTTTTCGGAAGTTCCTTATTGTGGTTATCATGAGTTAGGTTCTGGTCTTACTGTTTTTGCCCAAAAGAATGATGACATTAGTTTTACATCCAGCACCTGGGAAAAAGGGATCGAAAGTTGGCGTTACCAACTCCCACAAGCAAGTACTGGTTATGCCAACTACTTGGAATCCATCGTCTTAGATAGAACTCTCTTTAAAAAAGGAGAAACGGTCCACCTAAAGCATGTTCGTCGTAGTTTCGGAAACAAAGGATTACAACCTGCTGATCCCAAAGAGTATCCATCTTCTGTTGTCATCAAACACGAAGGCTCTGGAGAAAGTTTTACAACCCCACTTGTTTGGTCTTTTCCTGGACATGCCGAATCTGAATTCAAAATTCCAAAAAATGCTAAACATGGTGTTTATGTTGTTACCTATCCTTATAACAACGAAGATGAAAGTTATGGAAGAATCGTCACACAATTTCGTGTCGAAGAATTTCGCCTTCCTGTATTGAAGGGAAGTATCCAACTCAGCGGGGAAAACCAAACTCTCATCTCCCCAAAGGAAGCAAATGTTTTATTTGGATTGGAATTTTTATCGGGCGGCGGTGCCTCCCTTACCCCAGTCAAAATTCGATCACAAGTAATACCGGGATATTATTCTCCAAAAGAAGAATATTCTATGTTTAGTTTTTCACCAGACACCATCAAAGAAGGCAAATGGAAAGTATCTGGTTACGAAGAGGAAGAAGTTGAAGAAACAAAACCAAAGATTGTCTCCACAAATGCCAAAACCGATGAAAAAGGATTTTTAAAACATACATTTTCCGATCTAAAATCCATCCCTGGTTATGGAAATTTCCAAGTGGAAATGGAGTATGCTGATCCTACCGGAGAGATCCATACCATTTCCCGAAGTTTTCCTGTTTCTCAGGCCGAATATCATTTGGGAATCTTACCTGATGGTTGGTATTTTACAGAAGATAAAGTCAAGTTGCAACTGTTAGTTTTAGATGCAAAAGACAAACCAGTTGCCTCTCAAAAAATCAAAGTGAATGCATACAAAAAAGAATTTTATTCCAACCGGAAACGGCTTGTGGGTGGATTTTACGCATATGAGCATTACGAAGAAGTGAATCGACTTGGTGAATTCTGTGAAGGAAAAACTGATGCCAAAGGAATTCTCTTTTGTGAAGCAAAGGCTCCTGGAACTGGAGATATTATTTTTGTAGCAGAAACAAAAGATAAAAATGGAAACCCAACTAACTCCGCTTATAACGTTTGGGTCACCGCCAAAGAAGATGTATGGTTTGATGTGAGTGATCACAATCGTATGGACATTCTACCAGAAAAACGATCTGTTGAAGTCGGGGATACTTTAAAAGTACAAGTGAGGTCACCGTTTCGAGAGGGAACGGCACTTGTAAGTTTAGAGCGGGAAGGTGTGATTGATTATTTTGTAACTACTGTTAGCGGAAAAGATCCTTTTATCAGTATTCCTATTAAAAAAGAATATGCGCCGAATGTGTATATCTCTGTGTTTTTGATACGTGGGCGTGTGGAGGATCCAAAACCGACAGGGCTTGTGGACCTTGCCAAGCCGAGTTATCGACTCGGTCTTTCTATGGTTAAGGTGGGATACAAACCTTACAGTTTGTCTGTATCAGTGAGCCCTAGTAAAAAACAATATCAGGTTAGGGAAACAGCAGAAGTAGAGTTAGAAATCAAAACTGCTGACGGAAAAATCCCAACCGAATCTACTGAAGTGGTTTTAGCAGTGGTAGATGAAGCTCTTTTGGAACTTTCTCCCAATCCCACATGGAATTTGTTAGATGCAATGATGGGTACAAGACCGCATCAAGTGGTTACTTCCACAGCGCAGTCACAAATTATCGGTAAGCGACATTTTGGATTGAAGGCAAAACCAGAAGGTGGTGGCGGTGGAAAACAATCCACACGTTCTTTGTTTGAAACCTTACTGTATTGGAAAGGAAAGGCAATTGTTGGAAAGGATGGAAAATTCAAATTCAGTTTTCCATTGAACGACTCGCTCACTACGTTTCGGATTGTGGCGATTGCTACTTCTGGTGCCAAAGAGTTTGGAACAGGAATGGCTAAAATCCAAACCTCTCAGAAAATCCAAACCTTTTCTGGTATTCCTCCTGTGGTTCGGATGGGAGACCAATTGTTACATGAAGTGAACCTTCGTAATGCTTCTGAAACGAAAGAACAACTTCGCGTTCGATTGAGTGTTGTAGATATAAAAAATGGTGTAGAAATTAAGTCTGATTTGGAAACCAAATCTGCCATGCTTAATCCAGGAGAAACAAAACTCATCACTTGGGACATTTTGGTTCCATCGGATACGAACAAACGAAAGTTTTTCCTTGAGGTATCTTCGCCTAACGGAACTGTTATGGATTCTTTGACGGTGGAACAGTCTGTAATTCCAGCTTTTAGCGAAAGAGTCTACCAAGCTGGGTTGTTTTTGTATGAAGCACCTTTCAAAGAAAATGTGCAAACACCACCTGGATCCTTACCCAATACTGGAAAGATGGTATGGAAAGCATCACCTACAATTTTATCAAGCCTTGGTGGCATTCAAAAATACTTTCAAACGTATCCTTATACATGTATGGAACAAAGAGTGTCCAAAGCGATTGGTTTACGTTCTGATGGATTATGGAATGATGTGCTCTTAGATTTAAACTCTCACTTAGACTATGATGGGCTAGTGAAGTATTTTGCCCGCATGGAACACGGAAGTGAGCTTCTTACCGCTTATGTTCTGACTTCAGCAAAACTTTCAGGTAAAACAATTCCGGAAGAGAGTTTGTCTCGGATGCTTGCTGGACTTCAAGGATTTTTGGAAGGTAGGGTGTATGGAGAGAGATACCGTTTTGGTGCTGATCTTATGATTCGTAAAATCATAGTATTGGAAGCTCTCACTCGCTATCAAACTTTTGATTGGGAACAAGTTCGTCCTATCTTTGATGGAATGGAATTTTTACCAACGGCTTCCCTAATAGACTTATCGGATATTTACAATCGAGTCAATGGTGCTGATCCAAAAATTAAAAATCGACTGTACAGTGTTTTGCGATCTAAACTCAATCTTCAAGGTACAGAACTCATCATAGCAGATTCTGGTTTTACAAATCCTTGGTGGATTTTAGGAAGTCGTGATTATACGATGTCAAAATTTTTGCTTTGGGCGATTACAGAGCCGTCCTACAAAAAAGACCTTCCCAGAATCATTAAAGCGTTTGTGAAAATGCAAAAACAAGGAAAGTATGACAGTACATTAGGAAATGCGTATTCTGTTTTGGTCTTCGATCGGGTGAGTAAACTCTTGGAAGGTGAAAAAGTTTCTGGTGGAAAAGTTAAGATCCAAACAGAAAAAGAAACTCTAACACTCGAACCCAATGGAAAACAAACTGTAACACAAGCACTTTCCATGGCACCAGAAACCGTCACTTTGAATTATGAGGGAAAGGGGAAACCGTGGGTAGAGTGGTCTGTGCAAAGTGTACTTCCACTCAAAGCTCCGATTGCAAGTGGCTACCGACTCAAACGGACCCTCGAACCTGTCCAAGTTACGAAATCGGGAGTTTTTTCCAAAGGGGACATTGTCAAAGTGAGATTGGAAATCGAAGCAGATTCGGACAAAACATGGGTGGTTGTGGAAGACCCTCTCCCTCCTGGTTCCTTGCCTTTGGGGCGGGGTTTTGGCCGGGAGTCTCAGATAGAAACGGATAGTGGTTCGACCTCTTATTACCTCAGTTTTGAGGAGAAAACCTTGTCTTTGTACCGAGGCTATTTTGAGTATTTGCCAAAAGGCAAACATGTAATCGAACACAGTTACCGTTTGAACCACGTAGGGAACTTTGTTCTCCCATCGACACGGGTGGAGGCGATGTATTCCCCAGAAACTCACGCGGAATGGCCGAACGAAATCGTGAGGATTTCAGAAAATAGGGACTAG
- the carB gene encoding carbamoyl-phosphate synthase large subunit: MPQRNDLKSILIIGSGPIVIGQACEFDYSGTQATKALREKGIRVILVNSNPATIMTDPDLADATYIEPLTVPVLEKIIKKEKPDAILPTVGGQTALNLALALHREGVLEKYNVELIGAKVDAIRKAEDRELFKIAMEKLGIRVAKSFMVSDMDAARKAKDEIGFPIIIRPAFTLGGTGGGTCYEESEFEEIAQKGLSASPISQILVEESVMGWKEFELEVMRDLNDNVVIICSIENLDPMGVHTGDSITVAPQQTLSDKEYQRLRDMSIDIIREIGVETGGSNIQFAVNPENGDVIVIEMNPRVSRSSALASKATGFPIAKIAALLSIGYTLDEIRNDITRVTPASFEPSIDYVVTKIPRFAFEKFPGSDNTLGVQMKAVGEAMAIGRNFKESFQKALRSLETDRFGFGSDGYLKELLEWEAVPKDERKTWLTAKVKRPTDKRIFYVKMAFDFGMSVEEIHDICKIDPWFLYQFEELYLLENRFRKEGYAIIEEMKRSGFSNRQLAFLSKEEQILAQVRSGAAIDITKAKVEKTLREEEEKVEAYLEEKKIQPVYKRIDTCAGEFEAFTPYMYSSYDEEDESDVTSKKKVMILGGGPNRIGQGIEFDYCCCHASFSLQEAGVESIMVNSNPETVSTDYDTSDRLYFEPLSLEDVMAIFKKEKPDGVIVQLGGQTPLKLAKSLEKRGVPILGTSPDSIDRAEDRKRFAEVLEKLSLKSPENGIASSKDKAREIARKIGYPVLVRPSYVLGGRAMLIVNEEAELDKYMEEAEEVSEDRPLLVDSFLQDATEVDVDALCDGKDVFIAGVMEHIEEAGIHSGDSACVLPPQSISQRMIQEIEEATYRLALELDVKGLINVQYAIKDETLYVLEVNPRASRTVPFVAKSIGIPIVKIAVRLMLGESLASFKLGKRFSAPMITVKEAVLPFSKFPGVDTILGPEMRSTGEVMGVAATKGEAFVKAQIMAGEEPPKHGTVFVTINDKTKKELLDSIRSLSNLGYNIIATEGTHKFLSDNGILSSKINKIYDGYFPNVIDYIKEKKIHLIINTPLSRVTRENAFTIRQAAIKYKVPCLTTAQAAKALIHGLAEMKDKGFSVNSLQEIHKKK, from the coding sequence ATGCCGCAACGTAACGACTTAAAATCAATTTTGATCATCGGATCCGGACCCATCGTCATCGGGCAGGCATGTGAATTTGACTACTCCGGAACTCAAGCCACCAAAGCACTTCGGGAGAAAGGAATTCGAGTCATCCTCGTAAACTCAAATCCTGCCACCATCATGACCGATCCTGATTTGGCAGATGCTACTTACATCGAACCACTCACAGTTCCTGTTCTTGAAAAAATCATCAAAAAAGAAAAACCAGATGCCATCTTACCAACAGTAGGCGGACAGACTGCTCTTAACTTAGCACTTGCCTTACACCGTGAAGGGGTACTTGAGAAATACAATGTAGAACTTATCGGTGCAAAAGTAGATGCGATTCGAAAAGCAGAAGATCGAGAACTATTCAAAATTGCGATGGAAAAACTTGGGATACGAGTTGCGAAATCCTTTATGGTGTCTGATATGGATGCCGCAAGAAAAGCAAAAGACGAAATTGGGTTTCCCATCATCATTCGTCCTGCCTTTACACTTGGAGGAACAGGTGGTGGAACTTGTTATGAAGAGTCTGAGTTTGAAGAAATCGCGCAGAAAGGTTTATCTGCATCTCCTATCTCCCAGATTCTCGTAGAAGAATCGGTGATGGGTTGGAAGGAGTTTGAGCTTGAGGTGATGCGTGACCTCAATGATAACGTGGTCATCATTTGTTCCATTGAAAACTTGGATCCAATGGGGGTTCATACTGGTGATTCTATCACCGTTGCCCCACAACAAACGTTAAGTGACAAAGAATACCAAAGATTACGCGATATGTCAATCGACATCATTCGAGAAATTGGTGTGGAAACAGGTGGTTCCAATATCCAATTTGCTGTGAACCCAGAGAATGGGGATGTGATTGTCATTGAAATGAATCCGAGGGTGTCTCGGTCATCTGCTCTTGCTTCTAAGGCAACGGGTTTTCCGATCGCAAAAATTGCTGCCCTTCTTTCTATTGGGTATACATTAGATGAAATTCGAAATGATATCACTCGCGTAACTCCTGCTAGTTTTGAGCCATCCATTGATTATGTTGTGACAAAAATCCCAAGGTTTGCGTTTGAAAAATTTCCTGGGTCCGATAACACATTAGGAGTTCAGATGAAAGCCGTTGGGGAAGCCATGGCGATCGGTAGAAACTTCAAAGAGAGTTTTCAAAAAGCCTTACGATCTTTAGAGACAGACCGATTCGGTTTCGGTAGTGACGGGTATCTAAAAGAACTTTTAGAATGGGAAGCAGTTCCAAAAGACGAACGAAAAACTTGGCTCACTGCAAAAGTCAAACGTCCTACCGACAAACGTATCTTTTATGTGAAAATGGCATTTGATTTTGGCATGAGTGTTGAAGAAATCCATGACATCTGCAAAATCGATCCATGGTTTTTATATCAATTTGAAGAACTCTATCTATTGGAAAATCGTTTTCGAAAAGAAGGATATGCCATTATCGAAGAGATGAAACGTTCTGGTTTTTCGAATAGGCAACTTGCTTTTCTTTCCAAAGAAGAACAAATTCTGGCGCAAGTGAGAAGTGGCGCGGCCATCGATATCACCAAAGCAAAAGTCGAAAAAACGCTCCGAGAAGAAGAAGAAAAAGTGGAAGCGTATTTAGAAGAAAAGAAAATCCAACCAGTTTACAAACGAATTGATACCTGCGCTGGAGAATTTGAAGCATTCACACCGTATATGTATTCTTCTTATGATGAAGAAGATGAATCAGATGTAACCTCCAAGAAAAAAGTAATGATCTTAGGTGGTGGACCAAACCGAATTGGGCAAGGGATTGAATTTGATTATTGTTGTTGCCATGCTTCGTTTTCCTTACAAGAAGCGGGTGTGGAATCGATAATGGTCAATTCCAACCCTGAAACAGTTTCCACAGATTATGATACTTCAGACAGATTGTACTTTGAGCCTCTTAGTTTAGAGGATGTGATGGCGATTTTCAAAAAAGAAAAACCAGATGGAGTGATTGTTCAGTTAGGGGGGCAAACTCCACTGAAATTGGCAAAGTCTTTGGAAAAAAGAGGAGTTCCAATTCTTGGAACAAGCCCTGATTCCATCGATCGTGCGGAAGACAGAAAACGTTTTGCAGAAGTATTGGAAAAACTAAGCCTAAAATCTCCAGAAAATGGGATTGCATCTTCCAAAGACAAAGCAAGAGAAATTGCGAGAAAAATTGGATACCCAGTCCTTGTTCGACCTTCTTATGTATTAGGTGGTCGTGCGATGCTTATCGTAAATGAAGAAGCGGAACTAGATAAATACATGGAAGAAGCAGAAGAGGTTTCAGAAGATAGACCACTTCTTGTCGATTCTTTCTTACAAGACGCGACCGAAGTGGATGTGGATGCACTTTGTGATGGAAAGGATGTATTTATTGCGGGAGTGATGGAACACATCGAAGAAGCAGGGATCCACTCTGGAGATTCCGCGTGTGTGTTACCACCACAAAGTATCTCCCAAAGAATGATCCAAGAAATCGAAGAAGCAACATATCGTTTGGCTTTAGAGTTGGATGTAAAGGGTCTGATCAATGTGCAATATGCAATCAAAGATGAAACTCTGTATGTATTAGAAGTAAACCCTCGTGCATCAAGAACCGTTCCTTTTGTAGCAAAATCTATCGGAATCCCTATTGTGAAAATTGCCGTGAGACTTATGTTAGGGGAAAGTCTCGCATCCTTTAAATTAGGAAAACGATTTTCTGCACCGATGATTACGGTAAAGGAAGCTGTTCTTCCTTTTAGTAAATTTCCTGGAGTGGATACCATCCTTGGACCAGAAATGAGATCCACAGGAGAAGTGATGGGTGTTGCGGCAACTAAGGGTGAAGCTTTTGTGAAAGCACAAATCATGGCGGGAGAAGAGCCACCAAAACACGGAACGGTATTTGTCACCATTAATGACAAAACCAAAAAAGAATTATTGGATTCCATTCGTTCTTTGTCAAACTTAGGGTACAACATCATTGCAACGGAAGGAACGCATAAGTTCTTATCGGACAATGGAATTTTATCGAGTAAAATCAATAAAATCTACGATGGTTACTTCCCGAACGTGATTGATTACATCAAAGAGAAAAAAATTCATTTGATCATCAACACTCCACTCTCTCGCGTCACGCGAGAAAATGCTTTTACCATCCGACAAGCCGCAATCAAATACAAAGTGCCATGTCTCACAACTGCTCAGGCAGCCAAAGCATTGATCCATGGACTTGCGGAAATGAAAGATAAGGGATTTTCAGTGAACTCTCTACAGGAAATTCACAAAAAGAAATAA